The genomic stretch TAGGTTCTTGGGCAACGTCAGTACCGAATTTTTTTACTTTAAGAGCATAGGCTTGTGCAAGCCAATCGATTTCTTTTAAGTCTTCTTTTAAATGCTCGATATCTAAACTTTTACTTTTTAATGCAAGTTTAATGTGCTGAGGACCTTTTCCTTTACGCACTTGACTGCGTAATAGCATTTCGGCCATTCGATCATCACTTTGGTAATTTGCAGCAGCGAACTCATCTACTAAGGCAATGACTTCATTGCGATCTTGTGCGCGAAGCATGAGCTTTTCAATTAGGTCGATTTTTGAATATTCTTTGCGGGTCAGTACTGCAAAAGCATAGGAGCGCAGTTTGGTTCCGGTCAATCCAACTGGAATGTCGAGCGTTATTTCTGAATCTGTTTCAGTCGAATCGCTTGGAAGCTGGGGGTGAGGACGGACTGGCTGCTGTTCCTGTTTTAGCTCAGAATCTTGTTGTGACTGTGTTGCCATCACCAGCTGATCATAATCTAAGTACTTTGGGAATTTCGCGCCTGACATGCCACAACCTTTTATTTTTACGATCGAGATAAGAGGATATGCTCCCAAAATAATCGCTGATCATCTGCTC from Acinetobacter pullicarnis encodes the following:
- a CDS encoding regulatory protein RecX; this translates as MSGAKFPKYLDYDQLVMATQSQQDSELKQEQQPVRPHPQLPSDSTETDSEITLDIPVGLTGTKLRSYAFAVLTRKEYSKIDLIEKLMLRAQDRNEVIALVDEFAAANYQSDDRMAEMLLRSQVRKGKGPQHIKLALKSKSLDIEHLKEDLKEIDWLAQAYALKVKKFGTDVAQEPKAKAKQIRFLQYRGFDFDVIFKAIARKK